In Entelurus aequoreus isolate RoL-2023_Sb linkage group LG02, RoL_Eaeq_v1.1, whole genome shotgun sequence, one genomic interval encodes:
- the LOC133662896 gene encoding zinc finger protein 710-like isoform X1, whose amino-acid sequence MAPPIRARDVQMEEASRRLGRCEPKVMARLVDTGTQTDPVVVLSLAQAAVLGLISQNEVFGATIAPNGFYTGESKESPAPPVDGVDYEYADQLIGANGDYLGDNLTEDGQMQPSCSQRRWQQGAPQHPDVKMVLPERHRPQAVDGTVCHIKGEVVNSGMSSCVHMLNNMAPRGGLIQVDPATLRGTNKNCAECEREASNQQQANTHVHPPPTQVPHRGGEHRGLQGQRPLGGHGRSVREDEAEVDHQGNNMMKPSQQDEAISSYFQTSEVGSYDSGEIAMGTEYEDSNQNMMWTDGSGVGQQQHQQQPQQPQPPRRHGGRRVDRLDINIQIDESYCVDVGDGLKRWKCRMCDKSYTSKYNLVTHILGHNGIKPHACPHCGKLFKQPSHLQTHLLTHQGTRPHKCTVCKKGFTQTSHLKRHMLQHTDVKPYSCRFCRRGFAYPSELRAHEVKHERGRCHVCSQCGLEFPTYAHLKRHQVSHQGPHTFQCTECNKSFAYRSQLQNHLLKHQSPRPYTCSQCGLEFVQLHHLRQHSLTHKGTKGHKCEVCSREFTLSANLKRHMLIHNSVRPFQCHVCFKSFIQKQTLKTHMIVHLPVKPFKCKVCGKSFNRMYNLLGHMHLHAGSKPFKCPYCTSKFNLKGNLSRHMKVKHGMDVSPEGQEVLPEMDNQGEYEGQSFGFTSPDNMDNSGSQNLTKLTTTNMEDMEDYYNFGKDTNAYATP is encoded by the exons GAGGAGGCGAGCCGGCGCCTGGGTAGATGTGAGCCCAAGGTAATGGCCAGGCTGGTGGACACAGGCACACAAACAGATCCAGTCGTCGTGCTGTCCTTGGCCCAGGCCGCCGTGCTAGGTCTCATCTCCCAGAATGAAGTCTTCGGCGCTACCATCGCACCCAACGGCTTCTACACCGGCGAATCAAAAGAGTCTCCCGCACCGCCAGTAGACGGAGTGGACTACGAGTACGCGGACCAGCTCATAGGCGCCAACGGAGATTACCTCGGAGACAACTTAACTGAAGACGGACAGATGCAACCCAGCTGCAGCCAGAGGAGGTGGCAGCAGGGCGCTCCTCAGCATCCCGATGTGAAGATGGTGTTGCCTGAGCGTCACAGGCCTCAAGCAGTTGATGGGACCGTGTGTCACATCAAAGGGGAAGTGGTGAACTCTGGTATGAGCTCCTGTGTTCATATGCTTAACAATATGGCTCCCAGAGGGGGTTTAATTCAAGTGGACCCGGCCACCCTACGAGGGACCAACAAGAACTGTGCAGAATGTGAGCGTGAGGCCTCCAACCAGCAGCAAGCCAACACGCACGTCCACCCGCCTCCTACTCAGGTGCCCCACAGAGGAGGGGAGCACAGGGGACTGCAGGGCCAGCGCCCCCTTGGGGGTCATGGTCGAAGTGTCCGAGAGGATGAGGCGGAAGTTGATCACCAGGGGAACAATATGATGAAGCCGAGCCAACAAGATGAAGCCATCAGCAGCTACTTCCAAACCAGCGAAGTTGGCAGCTACGATTCGGGGGAAATCGCCATGGGGACTGAGTACGAAGACAGTAACCAGAACATGATGTGGACGGATGGGAGCGGGGTTGGGCAGCAGCAGCACCAGCAGCAGCCTCAGCAGCCGCAGCCCCCTAGAAGACACGGCGGCCGCAGGGTGGACAGACTCGACATCAACATCCAGATTGACGAGTCCTACTGCGTGGACGTGGGGGATGGTCTTAAGCGCTGGAAGTGTCGAATGTGCGACAAGTCTTACACGTCCAAGTACAACCTGGTCACGCATATTCTGGGCCACAACGGAATCAAACCGCACGCGTGCCCCCACTGCGGCAAGTTGTTCAAGCAGCCCAGCCACCTCCAGACCCACCTGCTCACCCACCAGGGCACCCGGCCACACAAGTGCACCGTGTGTAAGAAGGGCTTCACGCAGACCAGCCACCTGAAGCGCCACATGCTGCAGCACACCGACGTCAAGCCCTACAGCTGCCGCTTCTGCCGCCGCGGCTTCGCCTACCCCAGCGAGCTGCGGGCGCACGAGGTCAAGCACGAGCGCGGCCGCTGCCACGTGTGCTCGCAGTGCGGCCTGGAGTTCCCCACGTACGCCCACCTCAAGCGTCATCAGGTCAGCCACCAGGGCCCTCACACCTTCCAGTGCACTGAGTGCAACAAGTCCTTCGCATACCGCAGTCAGCTCCAGAACCACCTGCTGAAGCATCAGAGCCCCAGACCTTACACCTGCTCGCAGTGCGGATTGGAGTTTGTGCAACTGCACCATCTACGTCAGCACTCGCTCACACACAAG GGCACAAAAGGCCACAAGTGTGAAGTATGTTCGCGCGAGTTCACACTGTCTGCCAACCTCAAGAGACACATGCTCATCCACAACAGCGTGCGGCCCTTCCAGTGTCACGTCTGCTTCAAGAGCTTCATTCAGAAACAGACACTAAAGACCCACATGATCGTCCACCTGCCCGTCAAGCCCTTCAAATGCAAG GTGTGTGGCAAATCTTTCAACAGAATGTACAACCTGCTGGGCCACATGCATCTGCACGCTGGCAGTAAGCCTTTCAAGTGCCCCTACTGCACTAGCAAGTTCAACCTGAAGGGCAACCTCAGCAGGCACATGAAGGTCAAACACGGGATGGACGTGTCCCCTGAAGGACAAG AGGTGCTTCCGGAAATGGACAACCAGGGAGAATATGAAGGTCAGAGCTTCGGCTTCACGTCGCCCGACAACATGGACAATAGCGGTTCTCAGAACCTTACCAAGCTGACCACGACCAACATGGAAGACATGGAGGACTATTACAACTTTGGCAAGGACACCAACGCCTACGCCACACCCTGA
- the LOC133662896 gene encoding zinc finger protein 710-like isoform X2 translates to MARLVDTGTQTDPVVVLSLAQAAVLGLISQNEVFGATIAPNGFYTGESKESPAPPVDGVDYEYADQLIGANGDYLGDNLTEDGQMQPSCSQRRWQQGAPQHPDVKMVLPERHRPQAVDGTVCHIKGEVVNSGMSSCVHMLNNMAPRGGLIQVDPATLRGTNKNCAECEREASNQQQANTHVHPPPTQVPHRGGEHRGLQGQRPLGGHGRSVREDEAEVDHQGNNMMKPSQQDEAISSYFQTSEVGSYDSGEIAMGTEYEDSNQNMMWTDGSGVGQQQHQQQPQQPQPPRRHGGRRVDRLDINIQIDESYCVDVGDGLKRWKCRMCDKSYTSKYNLVTHILGHNGIKPHACPHCGKLFKQPSHLQTHLLTHQGTRPHKCTVCKKGFTQTSHLKRHMLQHTDVKPYSCRFCRRGFAYPSELRAHEVKHERGRCHVCSQCGLEFPTYAHLKRHQVSHQGPHTFQCTECNKSFAYRSQLQNHLLKHQSPRPYTCSQCGLEFVQLHHLRQHSLTHKGTKGHKCEVCSREFTLSANLKRHMLIHNSVRPFQCHVCFKSFIQKQTLKTHMIVHLPVKPFKCKVCGKSFNRMYNLLGHMHLHAGSKPFKCPYCTSKFNLKGNLSRHMKVKHGMDVSPEGQEVLPEMDNQGEYEGQSFGFTSPDNMDNSGSQNLTKLTTTNMEDMEDYYNFGKDTNAYATP, encoded by the exons ATGGCCAGGCTGGTGGACACAGGCACACAAACAGATCCAGTCGTCGTGCTGTCCTTGGCCCAGGCCGCCGTGCTAGGTCTCATCTCCCAGAATGAAGTCTTCGGCGCTACCATCGCACCCAACGGCTTCTACACCGGCGAATCAAAAGAGTCTCCCGCACCGCCAGTAGACGGAGTGGACTACGAGTACGCGGACCAGCTCATAGGCGCCAACGGAGATTACCTCGGAGACAACTTAACTGAAGACGGACAGATGCAACCCAGCTGCAGCCAGAGGAGGTGGCAGCAGGGCGCTCCTCAGCATCCCGATGTGAAGATGGTGTTGCCTGAGCGTCACAGGCCTCAAGCAGTTGATGGGACCGTGTGTCACATCAAAGGGGAAGTGGTGAACTCTGGTATGAGCTCCTGTGTTCATATGCTTAACAATATGGCTCCCAGAGGGGGTTTAATTCAAGTGGACCCGGCCACCCTACGAGGGACCAACAAGAACTGTGCAGAATGTGAGCGTGAGGCCTCCAACCAGCAGCAAGCCAACACGCACGTCCACCCGCCTCCTACTCAGGTGCCCCACAGAGGAGGGGAGCACAGGGGACTGCAGGGCCAGCGCCCCCTTGGGGGTCATGGTCGAAGTGTCCGAGAGGATGAGGCGGAAGTTGATCACCAGGGGAACAATATGATGAAGCCGAGCCAACAAGATGAAGCCATCAGCAGCTACTTCCAAACCAGCGAAGTTGGCAGCTACGATTCGGGGGAAATCGCCATGGGGACTGAGTACGAAGACAGTAACCAGAACATGATGTGGACGGATGGGAGCGGGGTTGGGCAGCAGCAGCACCAGCAGCAGCCTCAGCAGCCGCAGCCCCCTAGAAGACACGGCGGCCGCAGGGTGGACAGACTCGACATCAACATCCAGATTGACGAGTCCTACTGCGTGGACGTGGGGGATGGTCTTAAGCGCTGGAAGTGTCGAATGTGCGACAAGTCTTACACGTCCAAGTACAACCTGGTCACGCATATTCTGGGCCACAACGGAATCAAACCGCACGCGTGCCCCCACTGCGGCAAGTTGTTCAAGCAGCCCAGCCACCTCCAGACCCACCTGCTCACCCACCAGGGCACCCGGCCACACAAGTGCACCGTGTGTAAGAAGGGCTTCACGCAGACCAGCCACCTGAAGCGCCACATGCTGCAGCACACCGACGTCAAGCCCTACAGCTGCCGCTTCTGCCGCCGCGGCTTCGCCTACCCCAGCGAGCTGCGGGCGCACGAGGTCAAGCACGAGCGCGGCCGCTGCCACGTGTGCTCGCAGTGCGGCCTGGAGTTCCCCACGTACGCCCACCTCAAGCGTCATCAGGTCAGCCACCAGGGCCCTCACACCTTCCAGTGCACTGAGTGCAACAAGTCCTTCGCATACCGCAGTCAGCTCCAGAACCACCTGCTGAAGCATCAGAGCCCCAGACCTTACACCTGCTCGCAGTGCGGATTGGAGTTTGTGCAACTGCACCATCTACGTCAGCACTCGCTCACACACAAG GGCACAAAAGGCCACAAGTGTGAAGTATGTTCGCGCGAGTTCACACTGTCTGCCAACCTCAAGAGACACATGCTCATCCACAACAGCGTGCGGCCCTTCCAGTGTCACGTCTGCTTCAAGAGCTTCATTCAGAAACAGACACTAAAGACCCACATGATCGTCCACCTGCCCGTCAAGCCCTTCAAATGCAAG GTGTGTGGCAAATCTTTCAACAGAATGTACAACCTGCTGGGCCACATGCATCTGCACGCTGGCAGTAAGCCTTTCAAGTGCCCCTACTGCACTAGCAAGTTCAACCTGAAGGGCAACCTCAGCAGGCACATGAAGGTCAAACACGGGATGGACGTGTCCCCTGAAGGACAAG AGGTGCTTCCGGAAATGGACAACCAGGGAGAATATGAAGGTCAGAGCTTCGGCTTCACGTCGCCCGACAACATGGACAATAGCGGTTCTCAGAACCTTACCAAGCTGACCACGACCAACATGGAAGACATGGAGGACTATTACAACTTTGGCAAGGACACCAACGCCTACGCCACACCCTGA